A genomic stretch from Oreochromis niloticus isolate F11D_XX linkage group LG11, O_niloticus_UMD_NMBU, whole genome shotgun sequence includes:
- the si:dkey-82o10.4 gene encoding m-AAA protease-interacting protein 1, mitochondrial — protein MQRISSLAACREFGGLVACTAGVCARKNSCKQPAAHRQWDGPVVRPVRPYTAAPGRRLCGRSLCGRSLVFAGVKHRLFCSQQGADGPKESSGRRPAISVVGIPDPITWIRCKVIMFALDLYFELDVNSEEFERGVKQALVHVSNKMSSGRYHELKGIVSNEMLEYVEKRCGSLTDAQRKQLGVQMDDIVFVLPEDISVVFDQYGRKFCFIVMRFWILSSHEGPDDPEGTKIFKVGSSEDSGPQKKIVTAVYEFHRELTRGASSDWTVTTVWHWHWKLAE, from the exons ATGCAGCGGATCAGCAGCCTCGCCGCATGCCGGGAGTTTGGCGGCCTCGTGGCCTGTACAGCGGGGGTCTGTGCCCGCAAGAACAGCTGCAAGCAGCCGGCTGCGCACCGGCAGTGGGACGGTCCGGTTGTGCGTCCCGTGCGTCCTTACACTGCGGCGCCGGGCCGGAGGCTGTGCGGACGGAGTCTCTGCGGACGGAGTCTCGTTTTCGCCGGTGTGAAACACAGACTGTTCTGCTCGCAGCAAGGAGCTGACGGGCCCAAAGAGAGCTCCGGCCGCCGGCCCGCTATATCCGTGGTCGGCATCCCAGACCCGATCACATGGATCCGGTGTAAGGTCATCATGTTTGCACTCGATCTGTACTTTGAGTTAGACGTCAACTCTGAGGAGTTTGAAAGAGGTGTGAAGCAG GCTTTGGTTCATGTCTCCAACAAGATGTCCAGCGGCAGATATCATGAGCTAAAGGGGATAGTGTCCAATGAG atgTTGGAATATGTTGAGAAGAGGTGCGGGTCTCTCACTGATGCTCAGAGGAAGCAGCTCGGTGTCCAAATGGATGATATTGTATTTGTGCTTCCAGAGGACATCTCTGTCGTCTTTGATCAGTATG GTAGGAAGTTTTGCTTTATCGTCATGAGATTTTGGATCCTGTCATCACACGAAGGACCCGATGACCCTGAGGGTACAAAAATCTTCAAAGTGGGATCCAGTGAAGACAGCGGCCCACAGAAGAAAATTGTAACTGCTGTTTATGA ATTCCACCGAGAGCTGACGAGGGGAGCCTCTTCTGACTGGACTGTTACCACTGTTTGGCACTGGCACTGGAAACTAGCTGAATAA